GTAATTTATAAAAATATCTTCATCAGCAGGCCATGAGCTTCCTGCTATAAAAATAATTGAGCCTTTATCAATAAATTTCTCTACTATAGGCAGGTTTACTGTCTGTTTCTGAATCTCAATTACCCTGTCTATCCTTGTATCGCCCGCTACAGTTACATTTTTTATCCCATGTTTTTGGAGTAATTTGTGTGATTCATCATCCTGTACAAAAAAGTGCGTGTATAAAGAGAGCATATTTCTGTATGGTGATCGCAATTTTTTGAAAAAGGATTGATTTTTTCGAAAAATAGCGGATACCAGATATACAGGGATTCTCCTTTGATAAATTTCATTAATATAGTTGTACCAGAACTCATATTTTATGAAGATTACCATATGAGGATTTGTAAGCTCAAGAAACCTTCTGGCATTCTTTTTTGTATCAAATGGGAGATATGTTACTATGTCGGCAAGAGGGTAGTTATACCTTACTTCATATCCCGAAGGAGAGAAAAATGTAAGTAGTATTTTATATTCCGGTTTGCTGTTTTTTATCTCTTCAATAATAGGGCGGGCCTGTTCGAACTCGCCTAGTGAAGCAACATGAAACCATATATATTTTGCTTTTTTGTCAATCTCTTTCTCAAGCAGATTAAATACACTCTTATGTCCATCTATCATCAGCCTTGCTTTCCTCTTGAACGGAGAAACAAGGCGTATAAATAGCGACATGAAGTAAATTCCCAGGTTATACATTTTCCTGAATCTCTATTCTTTTTATAGCAGTTAGGAGTCTCTTGTTTGTCTCTTCTTTTCCAATTAATTCGGTAATGTCGAACATATGTGGACCTTTTCCTTCACCTACGATAGCTAGTCGGTATGCATTCATAATATTACCTGTGTGAAGTTCATTGGTTTTAATCCACTCCATAACGACTTTTTCCTGATTATGTGCACTGAAGTCTACCATCTGCATGTTGAGGTCTATCAACTGCTGCATATGTTCGGGTGTTTCCTTTTTCCAGCGTTTACGAACGGTTTTTTCATCGTATGTTTCGGGAGCAAGGAAGAAGAAAGAGGATTGTTCCCACAGGTCACTAACAAAGGTTGCTCTGTCCTTTACAAGTGAAACCACTTTTGATATTTTTTCCGTTGTAGAGGATATACCTTTCTCAGTCAGTAACGGTACAAAGAGTTTGGCCAGCTCTTCATCCGGCATTCTTGCTATATATTGGTGATTATACCACTTTGCCTTCTCAATATCAAATTTTGCACCACTCTTACTGCATCTCTCAAAAGAAAATGCTTCAACCAGCTCTTCAAGTGAGAATATCTCCTGCTCTGTACCGGGGTTCCAACCAAGGAATGCAAGAAAGTTTATGATTGCTTCATGTAGATAACCTTTTTCGCGATAACCTGATGAGATTTCCGAAGTCTGCGGATCTTTCCACTCAAGTGGGAATACAGGGAACCCTAATCTGTCACCATCTCTCTTGCTTAGTTTTCCTTTGCCGTCAGGTTTTAGAAGCAGAGGCAGATGAGCAAAAGAGGGCATAGTATCTTCCCATTCTAAGCTTTGATAGAGCCAAACATGCAAAGGTGCTGATGGTAACCACTCTTCACCCCTTATTACATGAGTGATTTTCATAAGGTGATCATCAACCACATTAGCAAGGTGATAGGTAGGAAGTTCATCTGCAGATTTATAAATCACCTTATCATCAAGCACAGAGGAGTTTATAACAACTTTTCCTCTTATCATATCATTTACGGTTATATCTATTCCCGGTTCAATCTTTATTCTTACAACATACTGTGTTCCGGCTGATATAAGGGCATCTGTTTCTTCTTCAGAAAGTGTCAGAGAATTTCTCATTAAATTTCTGGTAGATGCATCATATTGGAAGTTAGATATTTCAGATCTTTTTGAGTCCAGCTCCTCCGGAGTATCAAATGCAATATACGCTGCACCTTTGTCAA
This window of the Lascolabacillus massiliensis genome carries:
- the gltX gene encoding glutamate--tRNA ligase, whose protein sequence is MNQKVRVRFAPSPTGPLHIGGVRTALYNYLYTKQKGGDFILRIEDTDSARFVPGAEEYIQETFDWLGLTFDESPSKGGEYGPYRQSERKEIYKKYVNQLLDKGAAYIAFDTPEELDSKRSEISNFQYDASTRNLMRNSLTLSEEETDALISAGTQYVVRIKIEPGIDITVNDMIRGKVVINSSVLDDKVIYKSADELPTYHLANVVDDHLMKITHVIRGEEWLPSAPLHVWLYQSLEWEDTMPSFAHLPLLLKPDGKGKLSKRDGDRLGFPVFPLEWKDPQTSEISSGYREKGYLHEAIINFLAFLGWNPGTEQEIFSLEELVEAFSFERCSKSGAKFDIEKAKWYNHQYIARMPDEELAKLFVPLLTEKGISSTTEKISKVVSLVKDRATFVSDLWEQSSFFFLAPETYDEKTVRKRWKKETPEHMQQLIDLNMQMVDFSAHNQEKVVMEWIKTNELHTGNIMNAYRLAIVGEGKGPHMFDITELIGKEETNKRLLTAIKRIEIQENV
- a CDS encoding 3-deoxy-D-manno-octulosonic acid transferase yields the protein MYNLGIYFMSLFIRLVSPFKRKARLMIDGHKSVFNLLEKEIDKKAKYIWFHVASLGEFEQARPIIEEIKNSKPEYKILLTFFSPSGYEVRYNYPLADIVTYLPFDTKKNARRFLELTNPHMVIFIKYEFWYNYINEIYQRRIPVYLVSAIFRKNQSFFKKLRSPYRNMLSLYTHFFVQDDESHKLLQKHGIKNVTVAGDTRIDRVIEIQKQTVNLPIVEKFIDKGSIIFIAGSSWPADEDIFINYFNSHPNLKLIIAPHEIDESHLTEIEKKLSRPSQRYSGLTDTDTVNADCMIIDCFGLLASVYRYADIGYIGGGFGDGIHNLPEAAVYGIPVIFGPNFIKFREAHDLIATGGGFTIKNRAEFNKLMESFINEPELREKAGKEAKNYIFSNSGATNTILNHIF